One segment of Acidianus sp. HS-5 DNA contains the following:
- the leuS gene encoding leucine--tRNA ligase — MVNISQKWQKKWEESKIFESNPDNSRKKFFTTVAFPYPNSPFHLGHGRTYTTADIYARYLRMEGYNVLFPMGFHYTGTPIITMADDVAKGEKEVIDIFKNIYEIPSEDIPKLSDPLFMANYFKEDIKKAMRELGLSIDWRREFTTIDPEFSSFIVWQFNKLQEQGYIVKDTHPVGWCPVHHLPVGMHDTKGDMEPDIGEYVVIYFESEKGILPVATLRPETVFGVVAVWVNPKVTYTVAEIDGKNMIVTERAAFKLSFQIDNVKVIDKISGSDLTKLKAVNPITGQSVPILPGDFVDPDMATGVVMSVPAHAPFDYYYLKKVSPNTQIIPVIKVEGYGDSPAAEVVEKEKPKNDADLKKLTELVYRTEYNKGKMREDVISRVKSEYRDELKGIVGLSVPEARKMITDFIINHSLGRKILEIMNRPVYCRCGNEVVVKILKDQWFLDYGNPEWKAKAKKLLSMMRVVPEEVRKDFEYALDWLQKRACARTRGLGTPLPWDKKWIIESLSDSTIYMAYYTIAHKIRKYGLHASQLTFEFWDYVMLGKGDAKEVSKTTNIPEEVLQDLRNEFAYWYPLNMRHSGSDLIPNHLSFFIFNHAAVFPENLWPRGVAVNGLVLYEGKKMSKSLRNIIPLRKAIRIYSPDVIRITLAATADMGSETNFTEAVAKSVIDNLKKFYDMLTTIKASNSTEFGIPEKWMLSRLYSTIKEVTPMMEDMRFREALNEVLFGLSSDINDYMEMTKAEGRNPNGDVLKVVLESWSKLIAPFAPHIAEEVWNSLGHDTFVSLEEWPKFDESKVDIKTEVAHEYHKLIIDDVKAILNVYKGTPKLVKIYVADKSKMQLLIDALNTISTGGSMKTFMSSHKPKNNEEAKDLQKIFQYAQGMGDEMKKIASYGFDEEELVKDGLSYIRYKLGLEVKVGRFTSEIKKDYNKDALPLRPAIIIE, encoded by the coding sequence TTGGTCAATATATCCCAAAAATGGCAAAAGAAGTGGGAGGAAAGCAAAATATTTGAAAGTAATCCAGATAACAGTAGGAAAAAGTTCTTTACTACAGTAGCATTTCCTTACCCAAACAGTCCTTTTCACTTAGGTCACGGAAGAACATATACTACTGCTGATATTTATGCAAGATACTTGAGGATGGAAGGTTATAATGTATTATTTCCCATGGGCTTTCATTATACTGGGACGCCTATTATAACTATGGCAGATGATGTTGCCAAAGGAGAGAAGGAAGTCATTGACATTTTTAAGAATATTTATGAGATTCCATCGGAAGACATTCCAAAACTGTCCGACCCACTATTTATGGCAAATTACTTCAAGGAAGATATAAAGAAGGCTATGAGAGAGTTAGGCTTAAGTATAGATTGGAGAAGGGAATTCACAACAATAGATCCAGAATTTTCATCATTTATTGTATGGCAATTTAATAAATTACAGGAACAGGGTTATATAGTAAAAGATACTCATCCTGTAGGCTGGTGTCCAGTACATCACTTACCAGTGGGAATGCATGATACTAAAGGTGATATGGAACCGGATATAGGAGAATACGTGGTGATTTACTTCGAATCAGAGAAAGGTATCTTGCCAGTTGCTACTTTAAGACCGGAAACCGTATTCGGTGTAGTCGCCGTATGGGTTAATCCTAAGGTAACTTATACAGTAGCCGAAATAGACGGAAAGAACATGATAGTTACAGAAAGGGCGGCTTTCAAGTTAAGTTTCCAGATTGATAATGTTAAAGTTATAGATAAGATTTCTGGTTCCGATCTAACTAAATTAAAAGCTGTAAATCCAATAACAGGTCAAAGCGTTCCAATATTACCTGGAGACTTTGTAGATCCGGACATGGCAACTGGAGTAGTGATGAGCGTTCCGGCTCACGCTCCTTTTGATTATTACTATTTAAAGAAGGTAAGTCCTAATACTCAAATAATCCCGGTAATAAAGGTTGAAGGTTACGGCGATTCTCCAGCAGCAGAAGTAGTTGAGAAAGAAAAACCTAAGAATGACGCAGATCTAAAGAAATTAACAGAGCTAGTATATAGAACTGAATATAATAAAGGAAAAATGAGGGAAGATGTTATATCGAGAGTTAAATCTGAATATAGAGACGAATTAAAAGGTATAGTTGGATTATCTGTACCAGAAGCAAGGAAGATGATTACTGATTTTATAATTAATCATAGTTTAGGTAGGAAAATCTTAGAAATAATGAATAGGCCAGTATATTGCAGATGCGGAAACGAAGTAGTAGTAAAAATATTAAAGGATCAGTGGTTTTTAGATTACGGTAATCCAGAGTGGAAAGCAAAGGCAAAGAAATTATTATCCATGATGAGAGTAGTGCCTGAGGAAGTTAGAAAAGACTTTGAATATGCTTTAGATTGGTTACAAAAGAGAGCTTGTGCAAGAACTAGAGGTTTAGGTACTCCTTTACCTTGGGATAAGAAATGGATAATTGAAAGTTTATCAGACTCAACGATTTACATGGCTTATTATACTATTGCTCATAAAATAAGAAAGTATGGCTTACATGCTTCTCAACTAACTTTCGAATTCTGGGATTATGTAATGTTAGGAAAAGGTGATGCTAAGGAAGTATCAAAGACGACAAACATTCCAGAAGAGGTCTTGCAAGATTTAAGGAATGAGTTCGCTTACTGGTATCCATTAAACATGAGGCACAGCGGTTCGGACTTGATACCTAATCATTTATCATTCTTCATATTCAATCACGCTGCAGTATTTCCGGAGAATTTGTGGCCTAGAGGAGTTGCAGTTAACGGGCTAGTATTGTATGAAGGAAAGAAGATGAGTAAATCTCTAAGAAATATAATTCCATTAAGGAAGGCAATTAGGATTTACAGTCCTGACGTTATTAGAATAACTTTAGCTGCAACAGCAGATATGGGCTCAGAAACAAACTTTACAGAAGCTGTAGCAAAGTCAGTTATAGACAATTTGAAAAAATTCTATGACATGCTAACTACAATTAAAGCTTCTAATAGTACTGAGTTTGGAATTCCGGAAAAATGGATGCTTTCCAGACTGTATTCTACCATAAAAGAAGTTACACCAATGATGGAAGATATGAGATTCAGGGAAGCATTAAATGAAGTGTTATTTGGACTATCTTCAGATATTAATGATTATATGGAGATGACTAAAGCTGAAGGTAGGAATCCTAACGGTGATGTATTGAAAGTTGTTTTAGAAAGCTGGAGTAAATTAATAGCTCCTTTTGCACCTCACATTGCTGAAGAGGTTTGGAATTCATTAGGTCATGATACTTTTGTATCACTAGAAGAATGGCCTAAATTTGACGAAAGCAAAGTTGATATTAAGACTGAAGTAGCACACGAATATCATAAACTGATAATTGATGACGTTAAAGCTATCTTAAACGTCTATAAAGGAACTCCTAAGTTAGTTAAAATCTACGTTGCAGATAAATCAAAAATGCAATTGCTAATAGATGCATTAAATACAATCAGCACTGGAGGTAGTATGAAAACTTTCATGAGTTCTCACAAGCCTAAGAATAACGAAGAAGCAAAAGATCTACAAAAAATATTTCAATACGCACAAGGAATGGGAGATGAGATGAAGAAAATTGCGTCGTATGGATTTGATGAGGAAGAGCTAGTTAAGGATGGTTTAAGCTATATCAGATATAAGTTAGGATTAGAAGTAAAAGTCGGAAGATTCACTAGCGAAATTAAGAAGGATTATAATAAGGATGCACTTCCTCTAAGACCTGCAATCATTATAGAATAA
- a CDS encoding cob(I)yrinic acid a,c-diamide adenosyltransferase, with amino-acid sequence MFTRTGDDGKTNIINKRVGKDSPLVNMLGDLDEVNSFLGLALVKLPWEDMRKDIEKIQYELFAIGEELSTGNIKITQENVKWLEERTVAYRKESGPVKLFVIPGGSEEASYLHVVRSIVRRVERNSVKYSKEIEFDKWIIVYLNRLSSLLFSMATVANKRKGVEERIYEIRKYF; translated from the coding sequence ATGTTCACAAGAACTGGAGACGATGGAAAAACAAACATTATAAATAAGAGAGTAGGCAAAGACTCACCATTAGTTAATATGCTTGGAGATTTAGATGAGGTTAATTCCTTCTTAGGCTTAGCTTTAGTTAAATTACCTTGGGAAGATATGAGAAAAGATATTGAAAAAATTCAATACGAACTTTTCGCAATAGGAGAAGAATTAAGTACAGGAAATATTAAAATAACTCAAGAAAACGTAAAGTGGCTTGAAGAGAGAACCGTAGCTTATAGAAAAGAGAGCGGACCCGTAAAACTTTTCGTAATTCCAGGAGGTTCTGAAGAAGCATCTTACCTTCATGTAGTAAGAAGTATTGTTAGAAGAGTGGAAAGGAATTCCGTTAAATATTCTAAGGAGATCGAATTTGATAAATGGATAATAGTTTATTTGAATAGATTATCTTCACTATTATTCTCAATGGCAACTGTCGCAAACAAGAGAAAAGGAGTAGAAGAGAGAATTTACGAGATACGCAAATATTTCTGA
- a CDS encoding TIGR00269 family protein, giving the protein MMCDVCKSREAVVYQSHTGRRLCKDCFIEDVRQRVKKEAEKQGLLKANKILLAVSGGKDSLTLADTLASFIEPKRLVAFNIVEGISGYNRREQAEKLKKYLDDLGIDLISTSFRDSVGYTLDDMVKSARLKGLSISACTFCGGFRRKLINEAGREVKADLVATGHNLDDEAQTVIVNILRGDVKRLVRLGDVPLKLSDKFVLRVKPLRKIYEWETTMYAFLKGFEFQEVECPYISAKPTLRARVRDLLYLIEQQKPGSLLRIVEEFDKISELVRQHSPKEELPTCKICGEPTSYGRDICKNCELMLQSGLFPQKYLRIS; this is encoded by the coding sequence ATGATGTGCGACGTTTGTAAATCTAGGGAAGCAGTAGTTTACCAGTCCCATACTGGGAGAAGGCTTTGTAAAGATTGTTTTATAGAAGATGTAAGACAGAGAGTTAAGAAGGAAGCAGAAAAACAAGGTCTTTTGAAAGCTAATAAAATTCTTTTGGCGGTTTCAGGAGGAAAAGATAGCTTAACTTTAGCAGACACTCTAGCCAGCTTTATTGAGCCTAAGAGGCTAGTAGCTTTTAATATTGTTGAAGGAATCTCTGGGTATAATAGAAGGGAACAAGCTGAAAAATTAAAGAAATATTTAGATGATTTAGGTATAGATTTAATCTCAACTTCATTTAGGGATTCTGTAGGTTACACCTTAGACGATATGGTAAAATCTGCTAGATTAAAAGGGTTGAGCATATCTGCCTGTACTTTCTGTGGAGGTTTTAGGAGGAAACTAATAAACGAAGCAGGGAGAGAAGTTAAAGCAGATTTAGTTGCTACTGGACATAATTTAGATGACGAAGCACAGACGGTCATTGTAAACATACTGAGAGGTGACGTCAAAAGGTTAGTCAGATTAGGAGATGTTCCTCTTAAATTAAGTGATAAATTCGTATTGAGGGTTAAGCCTTTGAGGAAGATTTACGAGTGGGAGACTACTATGTATGCTTTTCTGAAAGGATTTGAATTTCAGGAAGTCGAGTGTCCTTACATCTCTGCTAAACCTACATTAAGAGCTAGAGTAAGAGATTTACTTTATCTAATAGAACAGCAAAAGCCTGGCAGTTTACTTAGAATTGTTGAGGAATTTGATAAAATTTCCGAGTTGGTTAGGCAGCATTCTCCTAAAGAAGAATTACCTACTTGCAAGATTTGCGGTGAACCTACAAGTTACGGGAGAGATATATGCAAAAACTGTGAATTAATGTTACAGTCCGGACTATTTCCTCAGAAATATTTGCGTATCTCGTAA
- a CDS encoding DUF211 domain-containing protein, which yields MSIRRIVLDVLKPIKGSTIVDLAGKITELEGVDGVNISVTDMDVETMGLMVVIEGPNINFEEVKKALEEDGCAIHSIDEVAAGNKLVEGRKGK from the coding sequence GTGAGTATAAGAAGGATTGTTCTCGACGTTTTAAAACCAATTAAAGGTTCTACAATAGTAGACTTAGCAGGGAAAATAACAGAACTTGAAGGAGTAGATGGAGTTAATATTAGCGTAACAGATATGGACGTTGAGACTATGGGATTAATGGTAGTTATAGAAGGGCCTAACATAAACTTTGAGGAAGTCAAAAAAGCCTTGGAAGAAGACGGTTGTGCAATCCACAGTATTGATGAAGTTGCAGCAGGAAATAAGCTAGTTGAAGGTAGGAAAGGAAAATGA
- the speD gene encoding adenosylmethionine decarboxylase: MMGVNQEIPKVIGKQVYGSLYDCDESTLKDVERLKSIVINSAKIGNMTLLDIKAWKIGEGASVVAIVLESHITIHTWPEYRFATVDVYSCGAKSEPKKAFAYIAKELGAKRYSMNEADRSSDF; encoded by the coding sequence ATGATGGGGGTAAATCAAGAAATACCAAAAGTTATAGGAAAACAAGTTTACGGAAGCTTGTACGATTGCGATGAGAGCACTTTGAAGGACGTGGAAAGATTAAAGAGCATAGTAATAAATTCCGCAAAAATAGGTAACATGACCCTCCTTGACATTAAAGCTTGGAAAATAGGAGAAGGCGCAAGCGTAGTGGCAATAGTATTAGAAAGTCATATAACTATTCATACTTGGCCAGAATATAGATTTGCAACAGTTGACGTCTACTCCTGTGGAGCAAAGAGCGAACCAAAGAAAGCCTTTGCTTACATAGCAAAGGAATTAGGAGCAAAAAGATACAGTATGAATGAGGCTGATAGGTCATCGGACTTTTAA
- a CDS encoding NAD(P)/FAD-dependent oxidoreductase — MDQELKVIRPVNAEIKSEKEVIVNNTVYTGKVIDCSGWKGKAKWIKAIEEVREPITDDKITVFIDSKNPGGFSWIVPLPDKTLIGSLSYLEPRNFLPNLDKRLVETHGGGIPRVKPIRIQNIPTFGDRTGLIKTFTGGGIFGIAELISSTDYKKTFSELSKEVRKQYYLTLLVEKTWKTWLYLARIYKDKTIRAEKEFDFHSMLLFSH, encoded by the coding sequence TTGGACCAAGAATTAAAAGTTATTAGACCAGTAAATGCAGAAATTAAAAGCGAAAAAGAAGTTATAGTCAATAATACAGTGTACACAGGTAAGGTAATTGATTGCTCTGGTTGGAAAGGCAAGGCTAAGTGGATTAAAGCTATAGAGGAAGTTAGAGAACCGATTACTGATGATAAAATTACAGTTTTTATTGATTCAAAGAACCCTGGAGGATTTTCATGGATAGTCCCTCTACCCGATAAAACTTTAATAGGTTCATTATCTTATCTTGAACCAAGAAACTTCTTACCTAATCTAGATAAAAGACTAGTTGAAACTCACGGTGGTGGAATACCTAGAGTAAAGCCTATTAGAATCCAGAATATCCCTACATTCGGTGACAGAACGGGCTTAATAAAAACTTTCACTGGAGGAGGGATATTCGGAATAGCCGAACTGATTTCGTCCACAGATTATAAGAAGACTTTTTCTGAATTATCTAAAGAAGTAAGGAAACAGTATTATTTAACGTTACTAGTGGAGAAAACTTGGAAAACTTGGTTATATTTAGCAAGAATTTACAAGGATAAGACAATAAGAGCGGAAAAGGAGTTCGATTTCCATTCAATGCTTCTTTTCTCTCACTAA
- a CDS encoding UbiA family prenyltransferase: MNPYLKLVRIHNVIGAAIGDFTGYVVSSAWNFNFEKLIISLIVVSLVAAGGYAINDVYDVEIDKINKPDRPLPSGKISIKNAVILSYSTMVIGSGIAFVLGIFQGLLAILTSVALLYYAKSLKKQGLPGNMIVATTTALSIFYGGIAYFEGNWLVRVIIPTAYSFLLTLGRELVKGIEDYEGDKKYGVKTLATTKGIKFTWSTSRIILILMLIISPLPMLLGFNIIYGILLVPFAFFTLRAILAETSTKGGGDARGFLKGSAFIGMIAFILGSLPLNILI; the protein is encoded by the coding sequence GTGAATCCTTATCTAAAGCTTGTGAGGATACATAACGTAATAGGAGCAGCAATAGGAGATTTTACAGGCTACGTTGTTTCTTCAGCTTGGAATTTTAACTTTGAAAAATTAATAATCTCTCTCATAGTCGTATCTCTAGTTGCTGCAGGAGGTTACGCAATAAATGACGTTTATGATGTTGAAATAGATAAAATAAATAAACCAGATAGACCTCTGCCCTCAGGAAAAATAAGTATAAAGAACGCAGTAATTTTATCGTATTCTACTATGGTAATAGGTAGCGGTATAGCTTTCGTCTTAGGAATATTCCAAGGATTACTTGCAATATTAACTTCAGTTGCCCTATTATATTACGCGAAAAGCTTGAAAAAGCAAGGCTTACCTGGAAATATGATAGTAGCGACAACTACAGCACTATCAATATTTTACGGAGGTATAGCTTATTTTGAAGGAAATTGGCTTGTGAGAGTGATAATCCCTACAGCTTACTCTTTTCTCCTTACTCTAGGAAGAGAATTAGTTAAGGGCATAGAAGACTATGAAGGAGATAAAAAGTACGGTGTGAAAACTTTGGCGACTACAAAAGGAATCAAATTTACTTGGAGTACATCGAGAATAATATTAATTTTAATGCTAATAATTTCACCTTTACCAATGTTACTTGGATTTAACATCATTTACGGTATTCTACTAGTTCCATTTGCATTTTTCACTTTAAGGGCAATATTAGCCGAAACTTCAACAAAAGGAGGAGGAGATGCAAGAGGCTTTTTAAAAGGCTCGGCATTCATAGGCATGATAGCTTTTATCTTAGGCAGTCTCCCACTCAATATCCTTATCTAG
- a CDS encoding GTPase has translation MLGNVINVIKKSDAVLEIVDSREPDLTRSKKIESIVKKENKGLLIVINKGDLVPREVLEKWKSYIENLDKIKTLYISATSHLGTKILRNAIREVLRGNEGTICLIGYPKTGKSSIINALKGRHSASTSAHPMAYGFTKTIQKFKIDSKIYAWDTPGIIPPDGSPLERAIRGQAVEKIEDPVKVALLLINRIEKFDKNALKSAYKLDYSNGLDLLQKIAIKRGWFYKKDKEPLIDEAARQLIRDYHEGKIIYFTLPPSETNDENKSSNI, from the coding sequence ATGCTAGGGAATGTAATAAACGTTATAAAGAAATCAGACGCGGTTTTAGAGATAGTAGATTCTAGGGAACCAGACCTTACAAGATCAAAAAAGATAGAAAGTATAGTAAAGAAGGAAAACAAGGGACTTTTAATAGTCATTAACAAAGGCGATTTAGTACCCAGAGAAGTCCTAGAAAAATGGAAGTCATATATAGAGAATTTAGATAAAATAAAAACACTCTACATTTCAGCAACTTCCCATTTGGGAACTAAAATCTTACGTAATGCAATAAGAGAAGTATTAAGAGGAAATGAAGGAACTATTTGCTTAATAGGATATCCAAAGACTGGAAAATCTTCAATAATAAATGCACTGAAAGGAAGGCATTCTGCATCGACTTCAGCCCATCCTATGGCTTATGGATTTACTAAGACTATTCAGAAATTTAAGATAGATTCAAAAATCTACGCTTGGGATACTCCAGGAATAATTCCTCCAGACGGAAGTCCTTTAGAAAGAGCAATAAGAGGTCAAGCAGTTGAAAAGATAGAAGATCCGGTGAAGGTCGCATTATTACTTATAAATAGAATTGAAAAATTTGACAAGAATGCATTAAAATCCGCATATAAGTTAGACTATTCTAATGGGTTAGATTTGCTCCAAAAGATAGCAATTAAACGTGGCTGGTTTTATAAGAAAGATAAAGAACCGCTTATTGATGAGGCGGCAAGACAGTTAATCAGAGACTACCACGAGGGAAAGATAATATATTTTACCCTCCCACCATCAGAGACTAATGATGAAAATAAAAGTAGTAATATTTGA
- a CDS encoding magnesium-dependent phosphatase-1, producing MKIKVVIFDADRTLWDHYNISEFEEPIKTIDKNEIEDSKGRKLKVFPEVRDTLEELKKRGIILGLATWNYPEKTQKILQILDLYKYFDIIISRDFPYKFIMINEIFNDLRNKGIKIRPEEAIFVDDRRSHFGNVWLYMGNIKCVEMWKDIKYHSEILHMLD from the coding sequence ATGAAAATAAAAGTAGTAATATTTGATGCAGACAGAACTCTTTGGGATCATTATAATATTTCAGAATTCGAAGAACCGATAAAAACTATAGATAAGAACGAAATTGAAGATTCTAAAGGAAGAAAATTGAAAGTTTTCCCAGAAGTTAGAGATACATTAGAAGAATTAAAGAAAAGAGGCATAATATTAGGTTTAGCAACATGGAACTATCCTGAGAAAACTCAGAAAATCTTACAAATCCTAGATTTATATAAATATTTTGATATTATCATATCCAGAGATTTTCCTTACAAGTTCATCATGATAAATGAGATATTTAATGACTTAAGGAACAAAGGAATTAAAATAAGGCCAGAAGAGGCAATATTCGTAGACGATAGGAGATCTCATTTTGGAAATGTATGGTTATATATGGGAAATATTAAATGTGTAGAAATGTGGAAAGATATAAAATATCATAGCGAAATTCTCCACATGTTAGATTAA
- a CDS encoding acetolactate synthase large subunit, which translates to MPSGARILVEALKREGVKVIFGIPGLYNMPFYDELYYEIQNQEIRHVLMRHEQGATHAADGFARVSGFPGVVTATSGPGATNLVTGVITAYWDSSPIIALTGQVNRSVIGKMAFQESDQPGIFKDIAKYVVQLKTVSEIPLWIKNSFYIATTGRPGPVVVDIPRDVQLEKMDEVEWPEKPMVRGYKPFRTVIDQEKLKKAAEILVNAEKPIILAGTGVTWSNATPEVLNLAETLICPIVSTLPGKSAIPHDHPLYAGPMGYYGRAEASLAALESDVMLIIGARLSDRTFTSYDEMVETKKKFIMINLDPTDAERAFKVDVAMYGDAKTLTRELLNAVIKVGMKKDRSAWMKRVKELKDYYAQFYYPDEPGKIKPWKALKTIRNAIPRDAIVSTGVGQHQMWAEVFWEVLEPRTFLSSTGMGTMGFGLPAAMGAKLARPDKVVVDLDGDGSFMMTGNNLATAVDEHIPVISVVFDNRSLGLVRQVQDLFQNKRIVGVEYGPSPDFVKYAESFGALGFNADSYEELENTIKTAIKEDMPTVIRLPIDKNELALPTLPPGGKLKQVIVSDPRKNS; encoded by the coding sequence TTGCCTAGTGGAGCCAGGATTCTGGTAGAAGCATTAAAAAGAGAAGGAGTAAAGGTAATCTTCGGCATTCCAGGATTATATAATATGCCGTTCTATGATGAATTATATTACGAGATACAGAACCAAGAAATAAGGCACGTACTAATGAGACATGAACAAGGAGCTACTCATGCTGCAGATGGTTTCGCAAGAGTTTCAGGCTTTCCAGGAGTAGTAACTGCAACATCCGGTCCAGGAGCAACTAACTTAGTAACTGGGGTAATAACTGCTTATTGGGATAGTTCGCCAATAATAGCGCTTACCGGGCAAGTTAACAGATCAGTAATAGGAAAAATGGCTTTCCAAGAATCGGATCAACCCGGAATATTTAAAGATATAGCAAAGTACGTAGTGCAATTAAAGACAGTAAGCGAAATTCCATTATGGATAAAGAACTCATTCTATATTGCTACCACAGGAAGACCAGGACCAGTAGTTGTAGATATTCCTAGAGATGTGCAATTAGAGAAAATGGATGAAGTAGAATGGCCTGAAAAACCTATGGTAAGAGGATATAAGCCATTCAGAACTGTCATAGACCAAGAAAAACTGAAGAAAGCAGCGGAAATACTAGTCAACGCAGAAAAACCTATAATATTAGCAGGAACAGGAGTTACGTGGTCTAACGCTACTCCAGAAGTATTAAACTTAGCTGAAACATTAATCTGCCCAATAGTTTCAACTCTGCCAGGAAAGTCTGCAATTCCGCACGATCACCCATTATATGCAGGACCTATGGGATATTACGGAAGAGCTGAGGCGTCGCTTGCAGCATTAGAATCAGATGTAATGCTAATAATAGGTGCAAGGCTAAGTGATAGAACATTTACTTCTTACGATGAAATGGTAGAAACCAAAAAGAAGTTTATAATGATAAACTTGGATCCGACTGACGCAGAAAGAGCGTTTAAAGTTGACGTAGCAATGTATGGAGATGCGAAAACTCTAACTAGAGAACTTCTGAATGCAGTAATTAAAGTTGGGATGAAAAAGGATAGATCTGCATGGATGAAAAGAGTGAAGGAATTGAAAGATTATTATGCTCAATTCTATTATCCAGATGAGCCAGGTAAAATAAAACCGTGGAAGGCATTAAAAACAATAAGGAATGCAATTCCTAGGGACGCAATAGTAAGTACAGGAGTAGGTCAGCATCAAATGTGGGCTGAAGTATTCTGGGAAGTTCTAGAGCCGAGGACATTCTTATCCTCTACAGGGATGGGAACTATGGGCTTCGGATTACCAGCCGCAATGGGTGCAAAATTAGCTAGACCAGATAAGGTTGTAGTAGACTTAGATGGAGACGGATCCTTCATGATGACAGGAAATAACTTAGCTACTGCAGTTGATGAACATATCCCAGTAATTTCTGTAGTATTTGACAATAGATCTTTAGGTTTAGTAAGACAAGTACAAGACCTATTCCAGAATAAGAGAATTGTTGGAGTAGAGTACGGCCCATCTCCAGACTTTGTTAAATATGCAGAATCTTTCGGTGCTCTAGGCTTTAATGCTGATAGCTACGAAGAACTAGAAAATACAATAAAAACTGCAATAAAGGAAGATATGCCTACAGTTATCAGATTACCTATAGATAAAAATGAATTAGCGCTACCTACATTACCTCCAGGAGGAAAACTGAAACAGGTGATAGTAAGTGACCCAAGGAAAAATAGTTAA
- a CDS encoding ACT domain-containing protein, translated as MTQGKIVKVTGYYRDPGFLERVISTFRKLWVDIDWITARRMSDDGLYEVYLMIRETKNTQLAILNLSKTVDVEKVEVLDDGKLVPCQNDSFLIPSYTKVTTYSWGEKIG; from the coding sequence GTGACCCAAGGAAAAATAGTTAAAGTAACTGGATATTATAGAGATCCAGGATTTTTAGAAAGAGTAATCAGTACATTCAGGAAACTGTGGGTAGATATCGATTGGATTACAGCAAGGAGGATGTCAGACGATGGTCTATACGAGGTTTACTTGATGATAAGAGAGACTAAGAATACTCAATTAGCAATACTTAACTTAAGTAAGACAGTAGATGTGGAAAAAGTTGAAGTCCTAGATGACGGTAAATTAGTTCCTTGTCAAAACGATTCGTTTTTAATTCCATCTTATACAAAAGTAACAACATATAGTTGGGGTGAAAAAATTGGCTAA